In one window of Deltaproteobacteria bacterium DNA:
- a CDS encoding type II and III secretion system protein has product NLRETDSLVRVGDGETLVIGGLIQTRDLDTEKKIPLLGDIPWLGQLFRQSAVTETRSELVICLTPTVLDAPTIRRIGRDSEVRLEALDDTRVDRRAIEQRWWRK; this is encoded by the coding sequence AATCTGCGCGAGACCGACTCGCTGGTCCGCGTCGGAGACGGCGAGACGCTGGTGATCGGCGGATTGATCCAGACGCGAGATCTCGACACCGAGAAGAAGATCCCCCTGCTCGGCGACATTCCCTGGCTCGGCCAGCTGTTCCGGCAATCCGCCGTCACGGAGACGCGCTCGGAGCTCGTGATCTGCCTGACCCCGACGGTGCTCGACGCGCCGACGATCCGCCGCATCGGCCGAGACAGCGAGGTGCGGCTCGAAGCGCTCGACGACACGCGCGTGGATCGGCGCGCGATCGAGCAGCGCTGGTGGCG